TCGAGATCAAAGCCCCGTACGCCTTCGGGACCCTCTCCGTGGAAGCCGGCACCCACCGGCTCGTGCGCATCAGCCCCTTCGACAACCAGGGCCGCCGACAGACCAGCTTCGCCGCCGTTGAAGTCATCCCCCTGCTCGAAGGCACCGAATCCGTCGACATCGACGAGAACGACCTGAAGATCGACGTCTACCGCTCCTCCGGGCCCGGCGGCCAGTCGGTCAACACCACCGACTCCGCCGTGCGCATCACCCACCTGCCCACCGGCACCGTGGTGTCCATGCAGAACGAGAAGTCGCAGATCCAGAACCGTGCCGCTGCCATGCGGGTGCTCGAGGCCAGGCTGCTGCTGCTGAAGAAGCAGGAGGAGGCCGCCGAGAAGAAGGAGCTCGCCGGCGACATCAAGGCCTCCTGGGGCGACCAGATCCGCTCCTACGTGCTGCACCCCTACCAGATGGTCAAGGACCTGCGCACCGGCCACGAGACCGGCAACGCCGACAAGGTCCTCAACGGCGAGCTGGAAGGCTTCATCGAATCAGGCATCCGCTGGCGCGGACAGGGCGGAGAGGACTCCTAGTCAGGTGATCCGGTTCGACCAGGTCACCCGCACCTACGGCTCCGGGGAGAAGCCTGCGCTGCAGGACATCTCCGTGGAGTTCCTGCGCGGGGACTTCGTGTTCCTCATCGGAGCCTCCGGCTCCGGAAAATCCACCCTCCTGCGCATGATCCTGCGCGAAGGACTGCCCAGCAACGGACGAGTCACCGTCGCCGGGCAGAACCTCGCGATGATGCTCGAACGCCGCGTGCCCCAGTACCGGCGATCCATCGGCATGGTCTTCCAGGACTTCCGCCTGCTCCCCGACAAGACCGTCTTCGAGAACGTCGCCTTCGCCATGCGAGTCACCGGCGCCAAGCGAAGCCACATCCGGCCCCGCGTCACCAAGACCCTGCAGCGGGTCGGCCTGGAGCACCTGGCGCGCCGCTACCCTCATGAAATCTCCGGCGGAGAGCAGCAGCGTGCCGCCATCGCCCGCGCCGTCGTCAACAAGCCCTCCATCCTGCTGGCCGACGAACCCACCGGAAACCTGGACCCGCGCGCCTCCGACGAGGTGATGAACATCCTGCGACGCATCAACGACTCCGGCACCACGGTCATCATGGCGACCCACGACCGGGCCATCGTCGACAGCATGTCGCGCAGGGTCGTCCAGCTGCACCGGGGCGAGCTTGTCCGAGACCAGGCGCCCGGCTCCTACGACCCGCCCGAAGGATCCCCCGCCTGGGAGGCGCTCGTCGCCGAGGAAGCCGGCTCCGGGCTGCGCGCCCAGGACCCCATCCCCATGCGCACCGAAGCGATCCCCACCCTGCAGAAGGATGATCCCGCCCATGTGCGGAAAGCAGCCGAAGGGGGGTCCGCCGAGCAGGAATCCGCCGACGGACAGGAGGACTCCTCGGAAGCTATCTACCGGGTCACCTGGCCAGGGGATGACACCGTCCATGAGGAGGACCGCTTCCAGGAGCGCGTCCTGCCTCAGGACGAGGGCGAGCCCGACACTCAGCCCAACCCGCAGATCCCCGCTGAGACGCAGCGCGCCGAGAGGAGCCCGGCGGCCGGCTCGCAGGAGCCCAAGCCCGCGCACGCGCCCCGCCTCGGCTGGCTCAGCCAGGGCGCTGAGGGCAGCGGCGAATCACAGTTCGGCGGCGCGGCCGCCGAGCAGGACCTCCGTGAGCGCTTCAGCTTCCGGCACGACAGCGACAAGAGCGACAAGGGAGGAAAGCGATGAGCCAGCTCCCGTACATGCTCCGGGAGACCGCCGGCTCCCTGCGAAAGAACGTCGCCATGGTGGCCTCCGTCGTCCTGGTCACCTTCATCTCTCTGAGCTTCGTCGGCGCCGCCGCGCTGATGCAGCTGCAGGTCAACCAGATGACCGAAGACTTCCATGACCGGCTGGAGGTCAGCGTCTTCCTCTGCACAGACGCCTCCACGGAGGCGAACTGTCCCACCGGGGCGGTCACCGGCGAGCAGCAGGAGACCATCGAAGAGATGCTCGACGACGGCGCCGCCAGCCAGTACGTGGAGTCCTGGCGCTACGAATCCCAGGAGGAGGCGCTCGAGAACTTCGTCGAGGGGCGGGAGGAGAGCGTGCGCGCCGCCTCCCTGACCCCTGAGGACATGCCCGAGTCCTACCGGATCACCCTCGTCGACGCCGAGGAGCATCCGATCCTCAGCGAGCTCTTCGCCGGGGTCCCCGGGGTGGAGAACGTCGCTGACCAGCAGGAGGTCCTCGACCAGATCTTCGGCATTCTCAACGGCCTCACCCTGGTCGTCGTGATCATCGCCGCGGTGATGATCCTGTGCACCGTGCTGCTCGTCTCCACCACCATCCGGCTCTCTGCCTTCAGCCGGCGCCGCGAGACCTCCATCATGCGGATGGTCGGGGCCTCCAAATCGATGATCCGCACCCCCTTTCTCTTCGAAGGGATCATCGCCGCCGTCTTCGGCTCCCTGCTGGCCTGCGCCGCGACCTGGGTGATCGCCGAGTTCCTCCTCGGCCAATGGCTTCCCACCCAGGTCACCGGGATCCTCTTCATCACCGGGATGGACTCCTTCGTGATCATGCCCGGCCTGGTGCTGGCAGCTGCGAGCCTCGCCGGCCTCTCATCCTGGATCACAGTCCGGCGCTACCTGCGGGTGTGAGCATTGACGACGTCGGTATAGTGGTCTCCTGTCCTTTTGCCGCGCCCGAGCGTCCTAGGAGGTGACCTGTGGGCAAATCCAGCAGCTCAGTGAAGAAGAAGAAACGCAATGAGCGCGACCCCAACAACCACATGGTCGCCCAGAACCGGAAAGCCCGGCACGACTACGAGATTCTCGACAAGTACGAGGCCGGCCTGGTGCTGACCGGCACCGAGGTGAAGTCTCTCCGTGAGGGGCAGGCCTCCCTGGCAGACGGATTCGCGGCCTTCGACCGCAGCAACGAGCTGTGGCTGGAGCAGGTGCACATCCCCGAGTACCTCAACGGGACGTGGACCAATCATTCCTCCCGCCGCAAGCGGAAGCTGCTGCTGCACGGCAAGGAACTCATCAAAATCTCCCGGCAGATCGAATCGCCCGGTCTGACGATCGTTCCGCTGAGCCTGTACTTCAAGGACGGCCGGGCGAAGGTCGAGATCGGCGTCGCCCGGGGCAAGCGCGAGTTCGACAAGCGCCAGACGCTGCGTGAGAAGCAGGACGCCCGCGAGGCTCAGCGCGAGATGCGCATCCGGAACCGCACAGCGGCATAGGCCGCCTCTCAGCGAAGAAGAGGGAGCACTCCCACAATGGAGTGCTCCCTCTTCTGCTGTCTTGGGGCGCGGGGCCTCGTGCCTCTCGGTCAGCCGATCAGGCCGACGATGTAGGCGATGAAGAAGAACAGCACCAGCACGACGATCGCGACGATCGCGCCGACCAGGACGGTATTGGACTTGGGCGGCTGAGACGGCGCCTGGTTCGGGGGAGTTGCGGTGGCGGAGTTCGACTCCGGGGGCGTCTCGCCGGGAGCCGGGCTGGTCTCCGTGACAGGCTCAGCGGCCGGATCCGGGTCAGCGTTGGGGTTGCGGGCAGTGTCGTTCCGGCCGTAGCGCTCCCCGCTGGGGCCGCTCCGGCCAGCCTCAGCGGCGGTCTCCTGCGGGGCAGGTGCGGGGTTCTCGGTGCGGCGGCCGCCGTCGTCCTGCGTGTCCGCGGGGATGGGGCCGCCGGGGGCTGCGGGGTCCGTGCCCTGCTGGTGCTCAGGCGTGTTCTGAGGGTTCGTGCTCATTGCTCGGCTCACCTCTTCGTCATAGTTCGCGTGGCCCCAGGGTAAGTGCAGGAAACTCCAGGTCAGGTCGACAGATCCTCCACGCGGGGTGTGAATCTCACCGTGGCTGGCCGAACAGTTCGTCGATGGTGCGCTGCTGGGTCTCCACAATGGAGGCCGACGCGGTGTCCAGCCGCTCGGAAGCCATGTCGGCCTGGTGCCAGAACGGGTAGGCCAGGCCTGGGCGCCCGGCGTCGTCGATCTCGCGGGCGTCCTCCTCCGTGAGCTCCACCTCGGAGCAGCCGAGGAGGTCCTCCAGCTGATCCGTATTCCGGGCAGCGACGGCCACGTTGTGCACACCGGGCCGCCCGAGCAGCCACGCGAGGATCACCTGCGGGATCGTGGCGCCGCGGCGCTGGGCGACGGCGTCGAGCACGTCCACGACGTCGTAGAGCCTCTCCCAGTCGCTGATCCGCATCTCCACGCCGGGCCCGTCCTTCATGCGGGCAGGGGACTCGGGCTGCTGACCACGGCGGTACTTGCCGGTGAGCAGACCCATGCCCAGCGGCGACCAGGGCTGGGAGGAGATCCCGGAGTCGAGCCCGGAGGGAATCATCTCGTACTCGGCCTCCCGGGCGTAGGGGGAGTAGTGGATCTGCTGGGAGACGGGCTTCACGAACCCGTTGGCCTCGCAGACCCGCAGGGCCTTCTGCAGCTGCCAGCCGGTGTAGTTGGAGACCCCGTAGTACCGGATGGTGCCTTCTCGGACCAGGGCGTCCATTGTTTCGAGGGTCTCTTCGAGCGGAGTCTCACCGTCCCAGTGGTGCAGGTAGTAGAGGTCGATGTGGTCCCGCCCCAGGCGCCGCAGGGATCGCTGGACTTCGCGGCGGAGATGCCAGCGGGAGGCGCCTCCGCCGTTGGGCTCGTCGCCGATCACCATGCGGCCCTTAGTGGTGAGGAGGAAGTCCTCCGGGCTCTCCAGCTTCTGCAGGGCGCCTCCGACCACCTCCTCGGCCACCCCGGCGCCGTAGAGGTTGGCCGTGTCGATGAGGTTGATTCCGGCGTCGCGGGCCCGGTTCAGCTGCCGGGCTGCCCCGTCGGCGTCGAGGTCGCCCATGTGGGTGAGCTCTTCGCCGCGGCCGAATGTCAGGGTGCCCAGGGCAAGTGGGCTGACACGCAGCCCGCACGTGGGGGAGAGAGGGCGGTAGAAGGGTTCGAGGGCGGTCATGTGCTCCTCCTGGTGCGCATCGGTGCCTTCGCTGTCAGTCCACCACTCCACACCCGGACCCTGGGAAGAAGCTCCAGCGTCGGTCACAGAAGTCTCGGCGGGGGGAGGGAGTATACTCAGGCCAGCGAGGGAGTATCCCTGAAGCGCTGCGGACGCCAGCACGCGGATGCCATTCATCCGCCGGACGCAGCGGCCGGTACGGCTGCGGCCTGCTCGGCGGAGAGACTCGCGACGATCATCGTTTCGTCGTGAGCTCGAAAGGACTCCCCGCCATGGACATCCCCGTATGGGTATGGCTTCTCACCTTCGCTGCAGTTGCTGCGCTGCTGCTTTTCGACTTCTTCGCCCATGTTCGTCACGATCATGAGCCGAGTCTGCGGGAGGCTGCGCTGTGGAGCGGCGGGTACATCGGTCTGGGAGTCGCCTTCGGAGCGGTTCTGCTCCCTTTTCTCGGACCCGAGGCGACCGTCACCTACTATGCGGGCTACATCACGGAGAAGGCCTTGTCCGTGGACAACCTGTTCGTGTTCTTGGTGATCATTTCGAGCTTCGGCGTTCCCCGGCGGCTCCAGCAGCGGGTGCTGCTCTTCGGCATTGCGCTGGCCATGGTGGTCCGGACTGTGTTCATCCTGCTGGGCGCAGGCCTGATCGAGGCTTTCAGCGGGGCCTTCTATGTCTTCGGCGCCCTCTTGGTGCTCACGGCAGCCAATATGCTGCGCCGGGAGCTGGCCGGAGCGCCACGGGGCGGTGATCAGGGCGAGAGCGGGGTGGTGCGAGTCCTGCGGCGCCTGGTGCCCATGGTGGAGCACTATGACGATCATCGTCTGACGACGTGGACGAACGGCAGGCGCGTGGCGACCCCGATGCTGCTCGTCATGCTGGCCATCGGCGGAACGGACCTTCTCTTTGCCCTGGACTCCATTCCCGCCATCTACGGGCTGACCCAGGAGCCCTTCATCGTCTTCGCTGCCACTGCGTTCTCACTGATGGGGCTGCGCCAGCTGTACTTCCTCATCGATGGCCTGGTCCGGCGCCTGGTCTTCCTCTCCTACGGGCTGACCGTCATTCTGGGCTTCATCGGCGCGAAGCTGATTCTCCACGCTTTGGGGGAGAACAGCCTGCCCTTCATCAATGCAGGCCAGCCGGTCCCCGTGCCGCAGGTGAGCACGACGACGTCGCTGCTGGTGATCCTCGGCGTCCTGGCGGTGACGGTGGTCGCCTCGCTGATGCTGACGCGCAGGAGGGGCCAGCGCCGAACAGGGGCGCCGGAGGGTGCGGGGAGTCTGGCTGAGATCACGAAGGAATGAGAGGAGACCAGCTCGGCGATCCGGGTCTTCCGTCCCAGCTCTTCGGCCTCAAGAGGGACGGTGGCAGAATGGAATAGGCACAGAGTTCTGATGCGGACGTGCCTGCGTGCTGCCTGTGATGGGCGCAGCAGGCCATTAGCTCGAGGAGACACGTTCATGAAAGCACTCCAGTACGTCACTGTCGGCCGAGCCCCGGAAATCCGGGAGGTGCCCACGCCTGAGCCGGGTCCCGGAGAGGTGCGCCTGCGGGTCACTGCCGCCGGGGCCTGCCATTCGGACAGCTTCGTGATGAGCCTCTCCGAGAAGGAGTACGAGACATTCGGGTACCCGCTGCCGATGACTCTGGGCCATGAGGGAGTGGGCGTGGTGGATGCTCTGGGCGAGGGCACCACCGGCGTGGAGATCGGTGAGGCCGTGGCGGTATATGGGCCGCATGGCTGCGGCCGCTGCCATTCCTGCTCCCAGGGCCTCGAGAACTACTGCCCGCATGCCGCGGAGATGGGCATTGTGCCCCCGGGCCTGGGCGCCGACGGTGCGATGGCGGAGTACATGATTGTCTCCGACACCCGGCTGCTGCTGCCGCTGGGGGACCTGGACCCCGTCCAGAGCGTGGCGCTGACCGATGCTGGGCTCACTCCTTATCACGCCATCAAAGGCTCATTGGACCTGCTGGTTCCGGGAAGCGTCGCGGTGGTCATCGGGGTGGGCGGCCTAGGGCACATCGCCGTGCAGCTGCTGCGCCGCCTGACCTCTGCCACTGTGGTGGCGCTGGACATCAGTGAGAGCAAGCTGGAGTTTGCTCGCGAGGTGGGTGCGCACTACGCCTACCTGTCCGACGTCGGCGCCGCTGACGCGCTGCGCCGGGAGGCCAGCTCCGAGCCGGTGACGGCCGTGTTCGATTTTGTGACCAACGATGCTGTCATGAAGATCATCGATGCGATGAGCGGTCCTCGCACGGACATAGTGCTGGTGGGCGCTGGCGCGGTGTCCCGGCCGGTAGGCCTGCTCGGACAGCCTTTCGGCTCCACCGTGCGTGCCCCCTACTGGGGGTCCCGGCCGGAGCTGATGGAAGTGATCGAACTGGCCCGGAGCGGGCAGCTCACCGTGGACACTGAGCAGTTCAGCCTCGACGAGGGCCCCGAGGCCTACCGCAAGCTGCACGACGGCGAACTGCGCGGACGTGCGGTGATCGTGCCCTAGATTCTCGGCTGCAGGCTCCGCCGCTGCGACGTCGGGGCAGGCACTCACATTTTTGTGACCTGCAGACGCAGAAAGGCCGAGCAGC
The sequence above is drawn from the Nesterenkonia populi genome and encodes:
- the prfB gene encoding peptide chain release factor 2; its protein translation is MAETDFPAELAELRDTLRRITEVIDLDALRAEVADLEQQAADPNLWDHQENAQRVNSQLSHKQAQLDRVDKLEGRLEDVEIMAEMAAEESDEDTRAEAVNELRSIRKALESLEIVTLMSGEYDERDAVVTIRAGAGGVDAADFAEMLLRMYTRWAETREWAVKVLDTSYAEEAGLKSATFEIKAPYAFGTLSVEAGTHRLVRISPFDNQGRRQTSFAAVEVIPLLEGTESVDIDENDLKIDVYRSSGPGGQSVNTTDSAVRITHLPTGTVVSMQNEKSQIQNRAAAMRVLEARLLLLKKQEEAAEKKELAGDIKASWGDQIRSYVLHPYQMVKDLRTGHETGNADKVLNGELEGFIESGIRWRGQGGEDS
- the ftsE gene encoding cell division ATP-binding protein FtsE, coding for MIRFDQVTRTYGSGEKPALQDISVEFLRGDFVFLIGASGSGKSTLLRMILREGLPSNGRVTVAGQNLAMMLERRVPQYRRSIGMVFQDFRLLPDKTVFENVAFAMRVTGAKRSHIRPRVTKTLQRVGLEHLARRYPHEISGGEQQRAAIARAVVNKPSILLADEPTGNLDPRASDEVMNILRRINDSGTTVIMATHDRAIVDSMSRRVVQLHRGELVRDQAPGSYDPPEGSPAWEALVAEEAGSGLRAQDPIPMRTEAIPTLQKDDPAHVRKAAEGGSAEQESADGQEDSSEAIYRVTWPGDDTVHEEDRFQERVLPQDEGEPDTQPNPQIPAETQRAERSPAAGSQEPKPAHAPRLGWLSQGAEGSGESQFGGAAAEQDLRERFSFRHDSDKSDKGGKR
- the ftsX gene encoding permease-like cell division protein FtsX, yielding MSQLPYMLRETAGSLRKNVAMVASVVLVTFISLSFVGAAALMQLQVNQMTEDFHDRLEVSVFLCTDASTEANCPTGAVTGEQQETIEEMLDDGAASQYVESWRYESQEEALENFVEGREESVRAASLTPEDMPESYRITLVDAEEHPILSELFAGVPGVENVADQQEVLDQIFGILNGLTLVVVIIAAVMILCTVLLVSTTIRLSAFSRRRETSIMRMVGASKSMIRTPFLFEGIIAAVFGSLLACAATWVIAEFLLGQWLPTQVTGILFITGMDSFVIMPGLVLAAASLAGLSSWITVRRYLRV
- the smpB gene encoding SsrA-binding protein SmpB produces the protein MKKKKRNERDPNNHMVAQNRKARHDYEILDKYEAGLVLTGTEVKSLREGQASLADGFAAFDRSNELWLEQVHIPEYLNGTWTNHSSRRKRKLLLHGKELIKISRQIESPGLTIVPLSLYFKDGRAKVEIGVARGKREFDKRQTLREKQDAREAQREMRIRNRTAA
- a CDS encoding DUF6480 family protein produces the protein MSTNPQNTPEHQQGTDPAAPGGPIPADTQDDGGRRTENPAPAPQETAAEAGRSGPSGERYGRNDTARNPNADPDPAAEPVTETSPAPGETPPESNSATATPPNQAPSQPPKSNTVLVGAIVAIVVLVLFFFIAYIVGLIG
- a CDS encoding aldo/keto reductase, which gives rise to MEWWTDSEGTDAHQEEHMTALEPFYRPLSPTCGLRVSPLALGTLTFGRGEELTHMGDLDADGAARQLNRARDAGINLIDTANLYGAGVAEEVVGGALQKLESPEDFLLTTKGRMVIGDEPNGGGASRWHLRREVQRSLRRLGRDHIDLYYLHHWDGETPLEETLETMDALVREGTIRYYGVSNYTGWQLQKALRVCEANGFVKPVSQQIHYSPYAREAEYEMIPSGLDSGISSQPWSPLGMGLLTGKYRRGQQPESPARMKDGPGVEMRISDWERLYDVVDVLDAVAQRRGATIPQVILAWLLGRPGVHNVAVAARNTDQLEDLLGCSEVELTEEDAREIDDAGRPGLAYPFWHQADMASERLDTASASIVETQQRTIDELFGQPR
- a CDS encoding TerC/Alx family metal homeostasis membrane protein, which codes for MDIPVWVWLLTFAAVAALLLFDFFAHVRHDHEPSLREAALWSGGYIGLGVAFGAVLLPFLGPEATVTYYAGYITEKALSVDNLFVFLVIISSFGVPRRLQQRVLLFGIALAMVVRTVFILLGAGLIEAFSGAFYVFGALLVLTAANMLRRELAGAPRGGDQGESGVVRVLRRLVPMVEHYDDHRLTTWTNGRRVATPMLLVMLAIGGTDLLFALDSIPAIYGLTQEPFIVFAATAFSLMGLRQLYFLIDGLVRRLVFLSYGLTVILGFIGAKLILHALGENSLPFINAGQPVPVPQVSTTTSLLVILGVLAVTVVASLMLTRRRGQRRTGAPEGAGSLAEITKE
- a CDS encoding NAD(P)-dependent alcohol dehydrogenase, translated to MKALQYVTVGRAPEIREVPTPEPGPGEVRLRVTAAGACHSDSFVMSLSEKEYETFGYPLPMTLGHEGVGVVDALGEGTTGVEIGEAVAVYGPHGCGRCHSCSQGLENYCPHAAEMGIVPPGLGADGAMAEYMIVSDTRLLLPLGDLDPVQSVALTDAGLTPYHAIKGSLDLLVPGSVAVVIGVGGLGHIAVQLLRRLTSATVVALDISESKLEFAREVGAHYAYLSDVGAADALRREASSEPVTAVFDFVTNDAVMKIIDAMSGPRTDIVLVGAGAVSRPVGLLGQPFGSTVRAPYWGSRPELMEVIELARSGQLTVDTEQFSLDEGPEAYRKLHDGELRGRAVIVP